A region from the Pseudomonas promysalinigenes genome encodes:
- the nuoK gene encoding NADH-quinone oxidoreductase subunit NuoK: MGAIPLEHGLAVAGILFCLGLVGLMVRRNILFVLMSLEVMMNAAALAFIVAGARWVQPDGQVMFILVISLAAAEASIGLAILLQLYRRFHTLDIDAASEMRG, from the coding sequence ATGGGTGCTATCCCTCTCGAACATGGTCTGGCAGTCGCCGGCATCCTGTTCTGTTTAGGCCTGGTTGGCCTGATGGTCCGCCGCAACATCCTCTTCGTGCTGATGAGCCTGGAAGTCATGATGAACGCGGCTGCTCTGGCGTTCATCGTCGCCGGTGCTCGTTGGGTCCAGCCCGACGGCCAGGTGATGTTCATTCTGGTGATCAGCCTGGCAGCCGCCGAAGCCAGTATTGGCCTGGCGATCCTGCTGCAGCTGTATCGCCGCTTCCACACTCTCGACATCGATGCTGCCAGTGAGATGCGCGGATGA
- the nuoJ gene encoding NADH-quinone oxidoreductase subunit J translates to MEFAFYFASGIAVVSTLRVVTGTNPVHALLYLIISLISVAMIFFALGAPFAGALEVIAYAGAIMVLFVFVVMMLNLGPASVAQERGWLKPGIWAGPVLLAALLLLELLYVLFVAPTGAAISGTTVGPKEVGISLFGPYLLVVELASMLLLAAAVTAFHLGRNEAKE, encoded by the coding sequence ATGGAATTCGCTTTCTACTTCGCATCCGGGATCGCCGTGGTCTCCACCCTTCGGGTGGTGACGGGCACCAACCCCGTACACGCCTTGCTTTACCTGATCATCTCGCTGATCTCCGTTGCGATGATCTTCTTCGCCCTGGGCGCGCCGTTTGCCGGCGCCCTGGAAGTGATCGCCTATGCCGGTGCCATCATGGTGCTGTTCGTGTTTGTGGTGATGATGCTCAACCTGGGGCCGGCTTCGGTGGCCCAGGAGAGGGGCTGGCTCAAGCCCGGCATCTGGGCAGGGCCGGTGCTTCTGGCCGCCCTGCTGCTGCTAGAGCTGCTGTACGTGCTGTTCGTCGCCCCGACCGGTGCGGCCATCAGCGGTACCACCGTCGGCCCCAAAGAAGTGGGTATCAGCCTGTTCGGCCCCTACCTGCTGGTGGTCGAACTGGCATCGATGCTGCTGCTGGCAGCAGCGGTCACCGCCTTCCACCTGGGCCGCAACGAGGCGAAGGAGTAA
- the nuoH gene encoding NADH-quinone oxidoreductase subunit NuoH: MSWFTPEVIDVILTVVRAIVVLLAVVVCGALLSFVERRLLGWWQDRYGPNRVGPFGMFQIAADMLKMFFKEDWNPPFVDRMIFTLAPVVAMSALLIAFCVIPITPLWGVADLNIGLLFFFAMAGLSVYAVLFAGWSSNNKYALLGSLRASAQTVSYEVFLGLALMGVVVQVGSFNMRDIVEYQAQNLWFIIPQFFGFCTFFIAGVAVTHRHPFDQPEAEQELADGYHIEYAGMKWGMFFVGEYIGIILISALLVTLFFGGWHGPFGILPQLSFLWFALKTAFFIMLFILLRASIPRPRYDQVMDFSWKFCLPLTLINLLVTAAIVLYNTPAVAAQ, encoded by the coding sequence ATGAGCTGGTTCACCCCCGAAGTGATCGATGTGATCCTTACCGTGGTCCGGGCCATCGTGGTCCTGCTCGCGGTGGTGGTCTGCGGCGCACTGCTCAGCTTCGTCGAGCGTCGCCTGCTGGGCTGGTGGCAGGACCGTTATGGTCCGAACCGGGTGGGCCCGTTCGGCATGTTCCAGATCGCGGCCGACATGCTGAAGATGTTCTTCAAGGAAGACTGGAACCCGCCTTTCGTCGATCGCATGATCTTCACCCTGGCGCCGGTCGTGGCCATGAGTGCGCTGTTGATCGCCTTCTGCGTGATCCCGATCACACCGCTGTGGGGCGTGGCGGACCTGAACATCGGCCTGCTGTTCTTCTTCGCCATGGCCGGCCTTTCGGTTTATGCGGTGCTGTTCGCTGGCTGGTCGTCGAACAACAAGTATGCCCTGCTGGGCAGCTTGCGCGCCTCGGCACAGACCGTGTCGTACGAAGTGTTCCTGGGCCTGGCGCTGATGGGCGTGGTGGTGCAGGTCGGCTCGTTCAACATGCGCGACATCGTCGAGTATCAGGCGCAGAACCTGTGGTTCATCATTCCGCAGTTCTTTGGCTTCTGCACATTCTTCATCGCTGGCGTGGCCGTGACTCACCGTCACCCATTCGACCAGCCGGAAGCGGAGCAGGAACTGGCCGACGGCTACCACATCGAGTATGCCGGCATGAAATGGGGCATGTTCTTCGTCGGTGAGTACATCGGCATCATCCTCATCTCGGCGCTGCTGGTGACCCTGTTCTTCGGCGGCTGGCACGGCCCGTTCGGCATCCTGCCGCAACTGTCGTTCCTGTGGTTCGCCCTGAAGACCGCGTTCTTCATCATGCTGTTCATCCTGCTGCGCGCGTCTATCCCGCGCCCACGCTATGACCAGGTGATGGACTTCAGCTGGAAGTTCTGCCTGCCGCTGACCCTGATCAATTTGCTGGTGACCGCTGCGATCGTGCTCTACAACACGCCAGCCGTCGCGGCCCAGTGA
- the nuoF gene encoding NADH-quinone oxidoreductase subunit NuoF has translation MTITSFGPANRIARSAETHPLTWRLRDDGEPVWLAEYESKNGYAAARKALADMSADDIVQSVKDSGLKGRGGAGFPTGVKWGLMPKDESMNIRYLLCNADEMEPNTWKDRMLMEQQPHLLVEGMLISARALKAYRGYIFLRGEYTTAAKNLNRAIDEAKAAGLLGKNILGSGFDFELFVHTGAGRYICGEETALINSLEGRRANPRSKPPFPAAVGVWGKPTCVNNVETLCNVPAIVANGNDWYKSLAREGSEDHGTKLMGFSGKVKNPGLWELPFGVTARELFEDYAGGMRDGFKLKCWQPGGAGTGFLLPEHLDAQMYAGGIAKVGTRMGTGLAMAVDDSINMVSLLRNMEEFFARESCGWCTPCRDGLPWSVKMLRALENGQGRAEDIETLLGLVNFLGPGRTFCAHAPGAVEPLGSAIKYFRSEFEAGVAPAGAGDALRANLAKPIQPGPIVVGA, from the coding sequence ATGACCATTACTTCCTTCGGCCCGGCCAACCGCATCGCGCGTTCGGCCGAAACCCACCCGCTGACCTGGCGCCTGCGAGATGACGGTGAGCCGGTCTGGCTGGCCGAGTACGAGTCGAAGAACGGCTATGCCGCTGCGCGCAAGGCGCTGGCAGACATGTCCGCCGACGACATCGTGCAAAGCGTCAAGGACTCTGGCCTCAAGGGCCGGGGCGGTGCAGGTTTCCCCACTGGCGTGAAGTGGGGCCTGATGCCCAAAGACGAATCCATGAACATCCGCTACCTGCTGTGCAACGCGGACGAAATGGAACCCAACACCTGGAAGGACCGCATGCTGATGGAGCAACAGCCCCATCTGCTGGTCGAGGGCATGCTGATCAGCGCCCGCGCCCTGAAGGCCTACCGTGGCTATATCTTCCTGCGTGGCGAGTACACCACTGCGGCGAAGAACCTCAACCGTGCCATCGATGAAGCCAAAGCCGCAGGCTTGCTGGGCAAGAACATCCTGGGCAGCGGCTTTGACTTCGAGCTGTTCGTGCACACCGGTGCCGGGCGCTACATCTGCGGTGAAGAAACCGCACTGATCAACTCGCTGGAAGGCCGCCGCGCCAACCCGCGCTCCAAGCCGCCCTTCCCTGCCGCCGTGGGTGTGTGGGGCAAGCCGACTTGCGTGAACAACGTCGAAACCCTGTGCAACGTGCCAGCCATCGTTGCCAACGGCAACGACTGGTACAAGTCGCTGGCCCGCGAAGGCAGCGAAGACCACGGCACCAAGCTGATGGGTTTCTCCGGCAAGGTGAAGAACCCCGGCCTGTGGGAACTGCCGTTCGGCGTGACGGCCCGTGAGCTGTTCGAAGACTATGCCGGCGGCATGCGCGATGGCTTCAAGCTCAAGTGCTGGCAGCCAGGCGGCGCCGGTACTGGGTTCCTGCTGCCAGAGCACCTCGACGCACAGATGTACGCCGGTGGCATCGCCAAGGTAGGCACCCGCATGGGTACCGGCCTTGCCATGGCGGTCGACGACAGCATCAACATGGTTTCGCTGCTGCGTAACATGGAAGAGTTCTTCGCCCGCGAATCGTGCGGCTGGTGCACCCCATGCCGTGACGGCTTGCCGTGGAGCGTGAAAATGCTGCGCGCGCTGGAAAACGGCCAAGGTCGCGCCGAAGACATCGAGACGCTGCTGGGGCTGGTCAACTTCCTCGGCCCAGGCCGTACCTTCTGTGCTCACGCACCAGGTGCCGTCGAGCCACTGGGCAGTGCCATCAAATACTTCCGCTCGGAGTTCGAGGCAGGTGTCGCTCCAGCGGGTGCTGGTGATGCTTTGCGCGCGAACCTGGCAAAGCCAATCCAGCCCGGGCCGATCGTGGTCGGCGCATAA
- the nuoL gene encoding NADH-quinone oxidoreductase subunit L has product MNLLFLTFVFPLIGFVLLSFSRGRFSENLSALIGVGSVGLSAATAAYVIWQFNVAPPEGGAYSQLLWQWMSVDGFAPNFTLYLDGLSVTMLGVVTGVGFLIHLFASWYMRGEAGYSRFFSYTNLFIASMLFLILGDNLLFIYFGWEGVGLCSYLLIGFYYSNRNNGNAALKAFIVTRIGDVFMAIGLFILFAQLGTLNVQELLVLAPQKFQAGDTWMVLATLMLLGGAVGKSAQLPLQTWLADAMAGPTPVSALIHAATMVTAGVYLIARTNGLFLLAPDILHLVGVVGGVTLVLAGFAALVQTDIKRILAYSTMSQIGYMFLALGVGAWDAAIFHLMTHAFFKALLFLASGAVIVACHHEQNIFKMGGLWKKLPLAYASFVVGGAALAALPIVTVGFYSKDEILWEAFASGNTGLLYAGLVGAFMTSLYTFRLIFIAFHGEAKTEAHAGHGISHWLPLGVLIVLSTFVGAWITPPLAGVLPQSAGHAGGEAKHALEITSGAIAIAGILLSGLLFLGKRRLVSAIANSGIGRVLSAWWFAAWGFDWIYDKLFVKPYLLISHLLRKDPVDRGIGLIPRMARGGHVAMSKTETGQLRWYTASIAVGAVLVLGAVVVAAV; this is encoded by the coding sequence ATGAACCTACTCTTCCTGACTTTCGTCTTCCCCCTCATCGGCTTTGTGCTGCTGTCGTTCTCGCGCGGGCGGTTCTCGGAGAACCTGTCGGCGCTGATCGGCGTCGGCTCGGTAGGCCTCTCGGCAGCCACCGCTGCCTATGTCATCTGGCAGTTCAATGTCGCCCCACCTGAAGGCGGCGCTTACAGCCAGTTGCTGTGGCAGTGGATGTCGGTGGACGGCTTCGCGCCGAACTTCACCCTCTACCTGGACGGCCTGTCGGTGACCATGCTCGGCGTGGTTACCGGGGTCGGCTTCCTGATCCACCTGTTCGCCTCCTGGTACATGCGCGGCGAAGCCGGTTACTCGCGCTTCTTCTCGTACACCAACCTGTTCATCGCCAGCATGCTGTTCCTGATCCTGGGCGATAACCTGCTGTTCATCTACTTCGGCTGGGAAGGTGTGGGCCTGTGCTCGTACCTGTTGATCGGTTTCTACTACAGCAACCGCAACAACGGCAATGCCGCGCTCAAGGCGTTCATCGTCACCCGCATCGGCGACGTGTTCATGGCCATCGGCCTGTTCATCCTGTTCGCCCAGCTGGGAACCCTGAACGTGCAGGAGCTGCTGGTGTTGGCGCCGCAGAAGTTCCAGGCAGGCGATACCTGGATGGTGCTGGCGACCCTGATGCTGCTGGGCGGTGCGGTCGGTAAGTCTGCCCAGCTGCCACTGCAGACCTGGCTGGCCGACGCGATGGCGGGCCCGACTCCGGTTTCGGCGCTGATCCACGCTGCAACCATGGTTACCGCAGGCGTGTACCTGATCGCCCGCACCAACGGCCTGTTCCTGCTGGCACCGGACATTCTGCACCTGGTGGGCGTGGTCGGTGGCGTGACCTTGGTACTGGCCGGCTTCGCCGCGCTGGTGCAGACCGACATCAAGCGTATCCTCGCCTACTCCACCATGAGCCAGATCGGCTACATGTTCCTTGCGCTGGGCGTAGGTGCCTGGGACGCGGCGATCTTCCACCTGATGACTCACGCGTTCTTCAAGGCCCTGCTGTTCCTTGCCTCCGGCGCGGTGATCGTTGCCTGCCACCACGAACAGAACATCTTCAAGATGGGCGGGCTGTGGAAGAAGCTGCCGCTGGCATACGCAAGCTTCGTGGTCGGCGGCGCCGCCTTGGCTGCACTGCCGATCGTGACCGTGGGCTTCTACTCCAAGGACGAGATCCTCTGGGAGGCCTTCGCCAGTGGCAACACCGGCCTGCTGTATGCCGGCCTGGTCGGCGCATTCATGACCTCGCTGTACACCTTCCGCCTGATCTTCATCGCCTTCCACGGCGAAGCGAAGACCGAGGCCCACGCTGGCCACGGCATCAGCCATTGGCTGCCACTGGGTGTGCTGATCGTGCTGTCGACGTTCGTCGGTGCCTGGATCACGCCACCGCTGGCAGGTGTGCTGCCGCAAAGCGCCGGCCATGCCGGCGGCGAAGCCAAGCATGCGCTGGAGATCACCTCCGGTGCCATCGCCATCGCAGGCATCCTGCTGTCGGGCTTGCTGTTCCTCGGCAAGCGCCGCTTGGTCAGTGCAATCGCCAACAGCGGCATCGGGCGCGTGTTGTCGGCCTGGTGGTTCGCCGCCTGGGGCTTCGACTGGATCTACGACAAGCTGTTCGTCAAGCCTTACCTGTTGATCAGCCACCTCCTGCGCAAGGACCCGGTTGACCGCGGCATCGGCCTTATCCCTCGCATGGCTCGCGGCGGCCACGTCGCCATGAGCAAGACCGAGACTGGCCAGCTGCGCTGGTACACCGCCTCGATCGCCGTTGGCGCAGTGCTGGTACTCGGCGCTGTGGTAGTGGCAGCGGTATGA
- the nuoG gene encoding NADH-quinone oxidoreductase subunit NuoG, with the protein MATIHVDGKALEVNGADNLLQACLSLGLDIPYFCWHPALGSVGACRQCAVKQYTDENDTRGRIVMSCMTPASDGTWISIDDDESKAFRASVVEWLMTNHPHDCPVCEEGGHCHLQDMTVMTGHNERRYRFTKRTHQNQDLGPFIAHEMNRCIACYRCVRYYKDYAGGTDLGVYGAHDNVYFGRVEDGVLESEFSGNLTEVCPTGVFTDKTHSERYNRKWDMQFAPSICHGCSSGCNISPGERYGELRRVENRFNGSVNQYFLCDRGRFGYGYVNRKDRPRQPHLADGTKLGLDAALDKAADLLRGRTIVGIGSPRASLESNYGLRELVGADYFYSGMEEGELARVRLALNVLNNSPLPVPTLRDIEDHDAVFVLGEDLTQTAARVALSVRQATKGKAEAMAEAMKVQPWLDAAVKNIGQHALYPLFIASLAETKLDDVAEECVHAAPADLARIGFAVANAIDPSAPAVAGLDDEAKALAQRIADALVAAKRPLVIAGTSLADPALIEAAANIAKALKLREKNGSLSLVVPEANSLGMAMMGGDSLDAALDAVISGKADAIVVLENDLYARVAAAKVDAALAAAKVVIVADHSKTATVDRAHLVLPAASFAEGDGTLVSQEGRAQRFFQVFDPQYLDSSILVHEGWRWMHALRATLLNKPVDWTQLDHVTSACAQAVPQLAGIINAAPSAAFRIKGLKLAREPLRYSGRTAMRANISVHEPRTPQDKDTAFAFSMEGYSGSAEPRQQVPFAWSPGWNSPQAWNKFQDEVGGHLRAGDPGVRLIESQGDRLSWFNNIPGAFNPARGTWTAVPFFHLFGSEESSSRAAPVQERIPAAYVGLAKSEADRLGVNDGALLSLNVGGVALRLPLRINEELGAGLVALPKGLAGIPPAIFGASVEGLQEAAQ; encoded by the coding sequence ATGGCCACTATCCACGTAGACGGCAAAGCGCTCGAAGTCAACGGTGCGGACAACCTGTTACAGGCTTGTCTGTCGCTCGGCCTCGACATTCCTTATTTCTGCTGGCACCCGGCGCTTGGTAGCGTCGGCGCCTGCCGGCAGTGTGCGGTCAAGCAGTACACCGACGAGAACGACACCCGTGGTCGCATCGTCATGTCCTGCATGACCCCAGCCTCCGACGGCACCTGGATCTCCATCGACGATGATGAGTCCAAGGCGTTTCGCGCAAGCGTCGTCGAATGGCTGATGACCAACCACCCGCACGACTGCCCGGTGTGCGAGGAAGGCGGTCACTGCCACCTGCAGGACATGACGGTAATGACCGGCCACAACGAGCGCCGCTACCGTTTCACCAAGCGTACCCACCAGAACCAGGACCTCGGCCCGTTCATCGCCCATGAGATGAACCGCTGCATCGCCTGCTACCGCTGCGTGCGTTATTACAAGGACTACGCCGGGGGTACCGACCTGGGCGTGTACGGCGCCCACGACAACGTGTACTTCGGCCGCGTCGAAGACGGTGTATTGGAAAGTGAGTTTTCCGGTAACCTGACCGAGGTCTGCCCGACCGGCGTGTTCACCGACAAGACACACTCCGAGCGCTACAACCGTAAATGGGACATGCAGTTCGCCCCGAGCATCTGCCACGGCTGCTCCAGCGGCTGCAACATCAGCCCGGGTGAGCGCTACGGCGAACTGCGCCGGGTCGAAAACCGCTTCAACGGTTCGGTCAACCAGTACTTCCTGTGCGACCGCGGCCGCTTCGGCTACGGCTACGTCAACCGCAAGGACCGCCCGCGCCAGCCACATCTGGCCGACGGCACCAAGCTGGGCCTGGACGCCGCTCTGGACAAGGCCGCCGATCTGCTGCGCGGCCGTACCATCGTTGGTATCGGCTCGCCACGCGCCAGCCTCGAAAGCAACTACGGCCTGCGTGAGCTGGTCGGCGCCGACTATTTCTACTCCGGCATGGAAGAAGGCGAACTGGCCCGCGTGCGCCTGGCCCTGAACGTGCTGAACAACAGCCCGCTGCCAGTGCCGACCCTGCGCGACATCGAAGACCACGACGCGGTGTTCGTGCTCGGTGAAGACCTGACCCAGACTGCTGCTCGTGTGGCGCTGTCCGTGCGCCAGGCCACCAAGGGCAAAGCCGAGGCCATGGCCGAAGCGATGAAGGTGCAGCCTTGGCTGGACGCCGCCGTGAAAAACATCGGCCAGCACGCACTGTACCCGCTGTTCATCGCCTCGCTGGCCGAAACCAAGCTGGACGACGTTGCCGAAGAATGCGTACACGCAGCCCCTGCTGACCTGGCCCGCATCGGTTTCGCCGTGGCCAACGCCATCGACCCGAGCGCCCCTGCCGTCGCCGGCCTGGACGACGAAGCCAAGGCCCTGGCCCAGCGCATCGCCGACGCCCTGGTCGCGGCCAAACGCCCGCTGGTGATTGCCGGTACCTCGCTGGCCGACCCTGCGCTGATCGAAGCCGCCGCCAACATCGCCAAGGCGCTGAAGCTGCGCGAGAAGAACGGCTCGCTGAGCCTGGTCGTGCCTGAGGCCAACAGCCTGGGCATGGCCATGATGGGTGGCGACTCGCTCGACGCTGCGCTGGACGCAGTCATCAGCGGCAAGGCCGACGCCATTGTCGTGCTGGAAAACGACCTGTACGCCCGCGTAGCGGCTGCCAAGGTTGATGCAGCCCTGGCCGCCGCCAAGGTGGTGATCGTGGCCGACCACTCCAAGACCGCCACTGTCGATCGCGCCCATCTGGTACTGCCGGCGGCCTCGTTCGCCGAAGGCGACGGTACCCTAGTGAGCCAGGAAGGCCGCGCTCAGCGCTTCTTCCAGGTGTTCGACCCGCAGTACCTGGACAGCAGCATCCTGGTTCACGAAGGCTGGCGTTGGATGCACGCCCTGCGTGCCACCTTGCTGAACAAGCCGGTCGACTGGACCCAGCTGGACCATGTCACCAGCGCCTGCGCCCAAGCCGTACCGCAACTGGCCGGCATCATCAACGCAGCGCCGAGCGCGGCGTTCCGCATCAAGGGCTTGAAGCTGGCCCGCGAGCCGCTGCGTTACTCCGGCCGTACCGCCATGCGCGCCAACATCAGCGTGCACGAGCCACGTACCCCCCAGGACAAGGACACCGCGTTCGCCTTCTCCATGGAAGGTTACTCGGGCTCGGCTGAACCGCGCCAGCAGGTGCCGTTCGCCTGGTCGCCGGGTTGGAACTCGCCGCAAGCCTGGAACAAGTTCCAGGACGAGGTCGGTGGCCACCTGCGTGCCGGTGACCCAGGCGTTCGTCTGATCGAATCCCAAGGCGATCGCCTGAGCTGGTTCAACAACATTCCGGGCGCGTTCAACCCGGCCCGCGGTACCTGGACTGCGGTACCGTTCTTCCACCTGTTCGGCAGCGAAGAAAGCTCCTCGCGCGCCGCTCCGGTGCAGGAGCGCATCCCGGCCGCCTACGTCGGCCTGGCCAAGTCCGAAGCCGACCGCCTGGGCGTCAACGACGGCGCGCTGCTGAGCTTGAACGTCGGCGGTGTGGCCCTGCGCCTGCCGCTGCGCATCAATGAAGAACTGGGCGCTGGCCTGGTTGCGTTGCCCAAAGGCCTGGCCGGCATTCCGCCTGCCATCTTCGGTGCATCCGTCGAAGGTCTGCAGGAGGCAGCACAATGA
- the nuoI gene encoding NADH-quinone oxidoreductase subunit NuoI, with product MFKYIGDIVKGTGTQLRSLAMVFSHGFRKRDTLQYPEEPVYLPPRYRGRIVLTRDPDGEERCVACNLCAVACPVGCISLQKAETEDGRWYPEFFRINFSRCIFCGLCEEACPTTAIQLTPDFEMAEFKRQDLVYEKEDLLISGPGKNPDYNFYRVAGMAIAGKPKGAAQNEAEPINVKSLLP from the coding sequence ATGTTCAAGTATATCGGCGACATCGTTAAGGGCACCGGCACTCAGCTGCGCAGCCTGGCCATGGTGTTCTCCCACGGGTTCCGCAAGCGCGACACCCTGCAGTACCCCGAAGAACCCGTGTACCTGCCGCCGCGCTACCGCGGCCGCATCGTTCTCACCCGCGACCCCGATGGCGAGGAGCGCTGCGTAGCGTGCAACCTCTGCGCGGTGGCCTGCCCGGTCGGCTGCATCTCGCTGCAGAAGGCCGAAACCGAGGACGGGCGCTGGTACCCGGAGTTCTTCCGCATCAACTTCTCGCGCTGCATCTTCTGCGGCCTGTGTGAAGAGGCGTGCCCGACCACCGCGATCCAGCTGACTCCGGATTTCGAAATGGCCGAGTTCAAGCGTCAGGACCTGGTGTACGAGAAAGAAGATCTGCTGATCTCCGGCCCCGGCAAGAACCCTGACTACAACTTCTACCGTGTTGCGGGTATGGCGATCGCTGGCAAGCCCAAGGGCGCTGCACAGAACGAAGCCGAGCCGATCAACGTGAAGAGCTTGCTCCCATAA